From a single Cyclobacterium marinum DSM 745 genomic region:
- a CDS encoding START-like domain-containing protein — MEKIKFVSDYQINSSKKIIYPYLSTASGLSQWFADDVVINEDKVYNFIYDGEDHYARAVIMRTNHHVKFEFFDPGEGEEGVDAEHSFIEFKLDENELTQTIYLRVIEYGDAFDEQEQQSIWEGLIGSLKEIIGG, encoded by the coding sequence ATGGAGAAAATCAAATTTGTTTCAGATTATCAGATAAATAGCTCCAAAAAGATTATTTATCCATATTTAAGCACAGCAAGTGGATTGTCACAATGGTTTGCCGATGATGTAGTAATTAATGAGGATAAAGTTTACAATTTCATTTATGATGGCGAAGATCATTATGCACGGGCAGTTATTATGCGGACCAATCATCATGTCAAATTTGAGTTTTTTGACCCCGGTGAAGGGGAAGAGGGTGTAGATGCTGAGCATTCTTTCATCGAATTTAAGCTTGACGAAAATGAATTAACACAAACCATTTATCTTCGTGTAATAGAATATGGCGATGCCTTTGACGAGCAGGAGCAGCAATCAATATGGGAAGGGTTAATAGGTTCGCTCAAAGAGATTATTGGCGGATAA
- a CDS encoding TrmH family RNA methyltransferase, whose protein sequence is MEQLDKDELAFLAYLSDYVTPHKKALIDKVLGERTRYITLVLENIYKPHNASAVLRTADCFGIQDVHVIEGDNSYDINPYVTRGAAQWVDLHKYDNASGNATEDCIKQLKHNGYKVVVTSPREGSLPVSDLPIDQPLALIFGNEHEGVSQAAMEAADGLVHIPMKGFTESFNISVSAAICLYALQEKIGGESMDNYSLNEEEKLKLKYRWYQEIVKHSAAHKRAFFHNRK, encoded by the coding sequence ATGGAGCAATTGGACAAAGATGAACTGGCTTTTCTAGCCTATCTTTCCGACTACGTCACTCCCCATAAAAAAGCTTTGATAGACAAAGTACTGGGAGAGAGGACTCGATACATAACTCTTGTTCTAGAAAATATTTATAAACCTCACAATGCCTCAGCCGTTCTTAGAACGGCTGATTGCTTTGGTATTCAGGATGTTCATGTCATTGAGGGCGATAACAGTTATGATATCAATCCCTATGTTACCAGAGGAGCCGCTCAATGGGTAGACTTGCATAAATATGACAATGCATCGGGAAATGCAACAGAGGATTGTATCAAACAACTCAAACATAATGGCTATAAAGTTGTGGTCACTAGTCCCAGAGAAGGTAGTTTGCCGGTGAGTGATTTGCCCATAGATCAGCCGCTTGCTCTGATTTTTGGCAATGAACATGAGGGAGTAAGTCAAGCGGCCATGGAAGCGGCAGACGGTTTGGTGCATATACCCATGAAAGGATTTACTGAAAGTTTTAATATTTCAGTGAGTGCAGCCATTTGCCTGTATGCACTTCAGGAAAAAATCGGAGGGGAGTCAATGGATAATTATTCATTAAATGAGGAAGAAAAGTTAAAGTTAAAGTACCGCTGGTACCAAGAGATAGTCAAGCATTCTGCAGCCCATAAACGGGCATTTTTTCATAATAGAAAATAA
- a CDS encoding LptF/LptG family permease — MKKLDKLVLGSFLSPFLLTFIVVDFILLTVNMLKYFDEIFGKDLPFMVYMELIGYFVISISPMALPLAVLLSSLMTFGNLGEHFELTAIKSSGISLNRTMLPIGVFVAIVTVLAFLSNNYIVPRVNLKTFSLLYDIRMKSPAFDIKEGVFYNGIPGYSIKVNNKLDEVRLQDVLIYDHTSGQGNLHVITADSGRMEPFFNDRYIMLTLYHGNSYQEGSGRRGGRNVPQAFSRTQFETNKMVFNLDAFELDRTDEKLWSNSKSIKNIREIRVDLDSMEREINHFHFFNYANTEASYNYFGRSRKLTPPKDILDKKLESDSLKNLRYQAEHDLLLKGDDIERASGEGSAAAVSSNASGGKNTNSTTATDTSGGVAPPVKLAQRGDSKSSVASSDTLVQSKDSLDKALANNKNPDMRDINKNSSLKLEKPVLQTLSDDQEKRLDSLLSTPRYRNSRASVGLTSARNIKNNFTKNKTQINEVMRQYRHFTVAWYQKYTQSLACFVMFMIGAPLGAIIKKGGLGMPVLLSIIFFIMYYMLTITGEKWAKEGLSDPLFGTFFSNMALIPFGLFFLKQARKDARLFEPDFYQGIWEKIVKLYQKLVQRKKLKEDVL, encoded by the coding sequence ATGAAAAAATTAGATAAGCTGGTATTGGGGTCATTCCTCAGTCCTTTTCTGCTTACTTTTATCGTGGTAGATTTTATTTTACTCACGGTGAATATGCTTAAATATTTCGATGAGATTTTTGGGAAGGACCTGCCTTTTATGGTCTATATGGAACTCATTGGTTATTTTGTGATAAGCATTTCTCCCATGGCCTTGCCGTTGGCAGTGTTGCTTTCATCCTTGATGACCTTTGGTAACTTGGGAGAACACTTTGAGTTAACCGCCATCAAGAGCAGTGGCATTTCCCTTAACCGAACAATGCTTCCGATAGGTGTATTTGTCGCCATCGTTACTGTTTTGGCATTTTTATCCAATAATTACATTGTTCCTCGGGTAAACCTGAAGACATTTAGTCTATTGTATGATATCCGGATGAAATCTCCTGCCTTTGATATCAAAGAGGGGGTGTTTTATAATGGAATACCGGGATATAGCATTAAGGTTAATAATAAATTGGACGAAGTGCGGCTCCAAGATGTATTGATTTATGACCATACTTCCGGACAGGGCAATCTCCATGTGATAACTGCAGATTCAGGTAGGATGGAGCCTTTTTTTAACGACCGGTACATTATGTTGACCCTTTATCACGGTAACAGCTACCAAGAAGGGTCGGGAAGAAGAGGAGGAAGGAATGTTCCCCAAGCTTTCAGTAGAACACAATTTGAAACCAATAAAATGGTTTTCAATTTGGATGCTTTTGAACTTGATCGGACGGATGAAAAGCTTTGGTCCAACAGTAAATCCATTAAAAATATTAGAGAGATACGGGTGGACCTTGACTCAATGGAAAGAGAAATCAATCACTTTCACTTTTTTAATTATGCCAATACTGAAGCCTCTTACAACTATTTTGGTAGATCCCGTAAGCTTACCCCACCGAAGGATATCTTGGATAAAAAATTGGAAAGTGATTCTTTGAAAAATTTAAGGTATCAGGCCGAACATGACTTGCTTCTAAAAGGAGATGACATTGAGCGGGCAAGTGGGGAAGGTTCAGCAGCAGCAGTATCTTCTAATGCTTCAGGAGGGAAAAATACCAATAGCACTACTGCTACTGATACAAGCGGTGGCGTTGCTCCGCCGGTTAAGTTAGCACAAAGGGGGGACAGTAAGTCTTCTGTAGCATCGAGTGATACCCTTGTCCAATCCAAAGACAGCTTAGACAAAGCTTTGGCAAATAATAAAAATCCCGACATGCGGGATATTAACAAAAACAGTTCTTTGAAATTGGAGAAACCGGTCCTACAGACCCTTTCTGATGATCAAGAAAAACGTCTGGACTCCTTGTTATCGACGCCAAGATACCGTAACTCCAGGGCTTCTGTAGGGCTTACTTCAGCAAGAAATATAAAAAACAATTTCACCAAGAATAAAACACAAATCAATGAAGTGATGAGGCAATACAGGCATTTTACGGTTGCCTGGTATCAGAAGTATACGCAGTCATTGGCCTGTTTCGTAATGTTCATGATTGGGGCACCATTGGGAGCAATTATAAAAAAAGGGGGGCTAGGAATGCCGGTATTGTTGTCCATTATCTTTTTTATCATGTATTATATGCTGACCATTACCGGAGAGAAATGGGCGAAGGAAGGTTTATCAGATCCGCTTTTTGGAACTTTTTTCTCCAATATGGCATTGATTCCTTTCGGTTTGTTCTTTTTAAAACAAGCACGAAAGGACGCAAGATTATTTGAACCCGATTTTTACCAAGGAATTTGGGAAAAAATAGTTAAATTATACCAGAAATTGGTCCAAAGAAAAAAGTTAAAAGAAGATGTTTTATAA
- the rplT gene encoding 50S ribosomal protein L20, whose translation MPRSVNSVASRARRKKVLKATKGYFGRGKNVWTVAKNKYEKGLQYAYRDRKVKKREFRALWIQRINAGARQYGISYSQFMGLLKKAEIDLNRKVLADLAMNHPVAFKAIVEKVK comes from the coding sequence ATGCCAAGATCGGTCAATTCAGTAGCTTCAAGAGCTAGGAGAAAAAAAGTATTAAAAGCAACCAAAGGTTACTTCGGAAGAGGTAAAAACGTTTGGACTGTAGCAAAAAACAAGTATGAAAAAGGACTTCAGTATGCTTACAGGGATAGAAAAGTAAAGAAAAGAGAATTCAGAGCTCTTTGGATTCAAAGAATCAACGCCGGAGCCAGACAATATGGCATTAGCTACTCTCAATTTATGGGATTGCTTAAAAAAGCGGAGATTGATCTTAATAGAAAGGTACTTGCAGATCTTGCAATGAACCATCCGGTAGCTTTCAAAGCTATCGTTGAAAAAGTAAAATAA
- the infC gene encoding translation initiation factor IF-3, giving the protein MRGKRTYTPRQEEPYKVNSKIRAREVRVVGDFVEGGNAVMATDKAVALAEENGLDLVEISPSASPPVCKVIDYAKFKYEQKKKQKEIKSNAAKTVVKEIRFGPNTDDHDFDFKLKHAINFLKDGAKVKAYVHFVGRTIVFKERGEMLLLKFAQALEDYGQVEQLPKMEGKRMNIFVSPKAGKK; this is encoded by the coding sequence TTGAGAGGAAAAAGAACTTATACTCCGAGACAAGAGGAACCATATAAAGTAAATTCAAAAATTAGGGCCCGAGAGGTCAGGGTTGTAGGAGATTTTGTAGAGGGAGGAAACGCGGTTATGGCGACTGACAAAGCAGTAGCATTGGCCGAGGAAAATGGGCTTGATCTCGTTGAAATTTCTCCTTCCGCTTCACCACCGGTATGTAAGGTGATCGATTATGCTAAGTTCAAATATGAACAAAAGAAAAAGCAGAAAGAGATCAAATCCAATGCTGCCAAAACTGTAGTGAAGGAAATTAGGTTTGGTCCCAATACTGATGATCATGATTTCGATTTTAAATTGAAACATGCCATCAACTTCTTAAAAGATGGAGCCAAAGTGAAGGCATATGTCCATTTTGTTGGCCGTACCATTGTTTTTAAGGAAAGAGGGGAAATGCTTCTATTGAAATTTGCTCAGGCTCTAGAAGACTATGGTCAGGTAGAGCAACTACCAAAAATGGAGGGGAAAAGAATGAACATTTTTGTTTCTCCGAAAGCAGGTAAGAAATAA
- the pnp gene encoding polyribonucleotide nucleotidyltransferase — MLPNTISKTITLEDGREIIIETGALAKQADGAVVIKMGKAILLATVVTKKEAGEGVDFLPMSVDYQEKFASSGKIPGGFLKREGRLSDYEILISRMVDRAIRPIFPDDYHADTNISITLMSYDEDVLPDCLAGLAASAALAVSDIPFNGPISEVRVAKIDGNLFINPTPKELEKASLELIVAGSEEFILMVEGEGDEVSEDEMVEALQFAHEEIKKHCKVQKELTKLVGKEEKRAYSHEVNDEALHAKIKEELYDSLYDVVSRQIPNKSERSELVKAIKEKFVESLGEDHEYDESLIGRYFGKVHKEAARNFTLNEKKRLDGREPDEIRPIWSVVDYLPSAHGSAVFTRGETQSIATCTLGTKLDEQMVDGAVLSGYNKFFLHYNFPGFSTGEVKPNRGPGRREVGHGNLAMRALKKVLPAPEDNPYTIRVVSDILESNGSSSMATVCAGSLALMDAGIAIKSPVTGIAMGMISDAETGNYTILSDILGDEDHLGDMDFKVTGTAKGITACQMDLKVEGLDYEVLKEALYQARKGRLHILDEINKTLSSARPEFKPHTPRSYNMQIPKELIGAVIGPGGKVIQEIQKDTGATVIIEEVDNIGKINIFSNNQESMDAAIGRIKAIVAQPEIGETYTGKVKNIMPFGAFIEFMPGKDGLLHISEIKWERLESMDGVLESGEEIAVKLIDVDKKTGKYKLSRKALLPKPERKDK, encoded by the coding sequence ATGTTACCAAATACAATTTCAAAAACTATCACTCTTGAAGATGGTAGGGAAATAATCATAGAGACAGGTGCATTGGCCAAACAAGCTGATGGTGCTGTTGTAATTAAAATGGGCAAAGCTATACTACTAGCTACCGTAGTAACTAAAAAAGAAGCAGGTGAGGGGGTTGATTTTCTCCCTATGTCTGTAGATTACCAGGAGAAATTCGCTTCTTCAGGGAAAATACCTGGAGGATTTTTGAAGAGAGAAGGAAGATTATCTGATTACGAAATATTAATTAGTAGAATGGTAGATAGGGCCATTAGGCCTATTTTCCCTGATGACTACCACGCAGATACCAACATAAGCATCACTTTGATGTCTTATGATGAAGACGTTTTACCTGACTGCCTAGCGGGACTTGCTGCTTCTGCAGCACTTGCTGTTTCTGATATTCCTTTCAACGGACCTATCTCAGAAGTAAGGGTGGCAAAGATTGATGGCAATCTATTTATTAATCCTACCCCTAAAGAGCTAGAAAAGGCCTCTTTGGAACTAATTGTAGCAGGATCTGAAGAATTTATCCTTATGGTAGAGGGTGAAGGAGATGAGGTTTCTGAAGACGAAATGGTAGAGGCACTGCAATTTGCTCACGAAGAAATCAAAAAACACTGCAAAGTTCAAAAAGAACTGACCAAGCTTGTAGGCAAGGAAGAAAAAAGAGCTTACAGTCATGAGGTAAATGACGAAGCACTTCATGCTAAAATTAAAGAGGAATTGTATGACAGTCTGTATGATGTGGTCAGCAGGCAAATTCCTAACAAATCGGAAAGATCAGAACTAGTAAAGGCCATCAAAGAAAAATTTGTAGAAAGCCTTGGAGAAGATCACGAGTACGATGAAAGCCTCATTGGTAGATATTTCGGTAAGGTTCATAAAGAAGCGGCCAGAAATTTTACCTTGAATGAGAAAAAGAGATTAGATGGCAGAGAGCCTGATGAAATTAGACCTATTTGGTCGGTAGTGGATTACTTGCCATCGGCGCATGGTTCTGCCGTTTTTACCAGAGGAGAGACCCAGTCAATTGCCACTTGTACTTTAGGTACCAAGCTTGATGAACAAATGGTAGACGGAGCCGTTTTATCGGGTTATAACAAATTCTTTTTACACTACAATTTCCCTGGTTTTAGTACCGGAGAAGTTAAACCAAATAGAGGACCGGGAAGAAGGGAAGTAGGTCATGGTAACCTTGCCATGCGCGCACTTAAGAAAGTGTTGCCTGCACCGGAAGACAATCCTTATACCATCCGAGTAGTTTCCGATATATTGGAATCCAATGGTTCATCTTCAATGGCTACTGTATGTGCAGGATCATTGGCTCTAATGGATGCCGGTATTGCGATCAAAAGCCCTGTTACAGGGATTGCGATGGGGATGATTTCTGATGCAGAGACAGGAAATTACACGATTTTGTCCGATATTTTAGGTGATGAAGATCACTTGGGAGATATGGATTTTAAAGTGACCGGTACTGCTAAAGGTATCACTGCTTGCCAGATGGATCTTAAAGTAGAAGGTTTGGATTATGAAGTGTTGAAAGAGGCACTTTACCAAGCAAGAAAAGGAAGGCTACACATTTTGGATGAAATCAATAAAACATTGTCATCCGCAAGACCTGAATTTAAGCCACATACTCCAAGGTCCTATAACATGCAGATTCCTAAGGAATTGATTGGTGCGGTTATCGGCCCCGGAGGAAAAGTTATCCAAGAAATCCAAAAAGATACAGGAGCTACTGTTATTATTGAAGAGGTGGATAATATCGGGAAAATCAATATTTTCTCAAATAATCAGGAATCAATGGACGCTGCCATTGGCAGGATAAAAGCAATCGTTGCTCAGCCGGAGATTGGTGAGACCTATACCGGTAAAGTTAAGAACATTATGCCTTTTGGTGCTTTTATTGAGTTTATGCCTGGTAAAGATGGTTTATTGCATATTTCTGAAATCAAGTGGGAAAGACTTGAATCCATGGATGGTGTTTTAGAATCTGGCGAGGAAATTGCAGTGAAGTTAATCGATGTGGATAAAAAGACAGGAAAATACAAATTGTCTAGAAAAGCATTATTGCCTAAACCGGAAAGAAAAGACAAATAA
- the thrS gene encoding threonine--tRNA ligase produces the protein MSSSGNEIKITFPDLSVRVFEKGVTSLEIALSISEGLARNVLAAKINGEIWDATRAIDQDVSIELLTWKDEGGKSTFWHSSAHLLAEALEALYPGIKFGIGPPIENGFYYDVDFGDKTLEGAELEKIEAKMIELARQKNEFVRKDISKQDAVGYFKEKGDEYKLDLLERLEDGTITFYEQGGFTDLCRGPHIPHTGYVKAVKLLNIAGAYWRGDEKNKMLTRIYGITFPKAKELKEYLHMLEEAKKRDHRKLGRELELFTFSEKVGLGLPLWLPKGTLLRERLVSFLKKEQDHTGYQQVITPHIGHKALYETSGHYEKYGKDSFQPIATPHEGEEFLLKPMNCPHHCEIYKHKPRSYKDLPVRYAEFGTVYRYEQSGELHGLTRVRGFTQDDAHIFCRQDQVKEEFIKVIDLVLYVFKALGFDNYTAQISLRDPDNMEKYIGDEEAWNKAEQAIIEAAEEKGLDTVTETGEAAFYGPKLDFMVKDALGRSWQLGTIQVDYQLPQRFELEYTGSDNQKHRPVMIHRAPFGSLERFVAVLIEHCAGNFPLWLAPEQLVILPISEKYAEYASKVKALLADNDITGEIDNRDEKIGRKIRDAEVKKIPFMVIVGEKEQEENKISLRKHGEGDIGSFELSAFVDFFQGIIRESLNK, from the coding sequence ATGTCAAGTAGTGGTAATGAGATTAAAATAACATTTCCTGATCTGTCTGTCAGGGTTTTTGAAAAGGGAGTAACCAGTTTAGAAATAGCATTAAGCATCAGTGAAGGTTTGGCCAGAAATGTATTGGCAGCCAAAATCAATGGTGAGATTTGGGATGCTACAAGGGCTATCGACCAAGATGTAAGCATCGAGTTGCTTACCTGGAAAGATGAAGGTGGGAAATCTACCTTTTGGCATTCTTCTGCCCACTTGTTGGCAGAAGCATTGGAAGCCTTATATCCCGGTATTAAATTTGGAATAGGCCCACCTATTGAGAATGGGTTTTATTATGATGTAGATTTTGGAGACAAAACCTTAGAAGGGGCGGAGTTAGAAAAAATAGAAGCCAAGATGATAGAGTTGGCTCGTCAGAAGAATGAATTTGTCAGAAAAGACATTTCCAAGCAGGATGCCGTTGGCTATTTTAAGGAAAAAGGGGATGAGTACAAACTAGACCTACTGGAGAGGTTAGAAGACGGAACCATTACCTTTTATGAGCAAGGAGGATTTACAGACTTGTGTAGAGGGCCCCATATTCCACACACTGGTTATGTCAAAGCGGTTAAATTGCTGAATATCGCCGGGGCTTATTGGCGAGGGGATGAGAAAAATAAAATGCTTACCCGTATTTATGGCATTACCTTTCCGAAGGCGAAGGAATTGAAAGAATACCTTCACATGCTTGAGGAAGCGAAGAAAAGAGACCATAGAAAACTTGGCAGGGAATTGGAGTTATTCACTTTTTCCGAGAAAGTTGGCTTAGGACTGCCATTATGGTTGCCCAAAGGCACCTTATTGCGAGAGCGTTTGGTTTCTTTTCTAAAGAAAGAACAGGATCATACAGGTTATCAGCAGGTAATCACTCCTCATATAGGGCACAAGGCATTGTATGAAACATCCGGACATTATGAGAAGTATGGTAAGGATTCATTTCAGCCAATAGCTACTCCACATGAAGGTGAGGAGTTTTTATTGAAGCCAATGAACTGCCCTCATCACTGTGAAATTTACAAACATAAGCCGAGGTCTTATAAGGATCTCCCGGTAAGGTATGCCGAATTTGGTACCGTCTATAGGTATGAGCAAAGCGGTGAGTTGCATGGGTTGACCAGGGTACGTGGTTTTACCCAAGATGATGCCCATATATTTTGTAGGCAGGATCAGGTAAAAGAAGAGTTTATCAAAGTAATTGACTTGGTATTGTATGTTTTCAAGGCCTTGGGTTTTGACAATTACACGGCGCAAATTTCTTTGAGAGACCCTGACAATATGGAAAAATATATTGGGGATGAGGAAGCGTGGAATAAAGCAGAGCAAGCCATTATAGAGGCAGCAGAAGAAAAAGGACTGGACACAGTGACAGAAACCGGAGAGGCGGCTTTTTATGGGCCGAAACTGGACTTTATGGTCAAAGATGCTTTGGGAAGAAGTTGGCAACTGGGAACCATACAGGTAGATTATCAGTTACCCCAACGGTTTGAATTAGAATATACCGGTTCAGACAATCAAAAACACAGGCCGGTGATGATTCACAGGGCTCCGTTTGGATCTTTGGAACGATTTGTGGCAGTATTGATAGAGCATTGTGCAGGTAACTTCCCACTTTGGCTGGCCCCTGAGCAATTAGTGATTTTGCCTATATCGGAAAAATATGCCGAATATGCCTCTAAGGTAAAAGCATTATTGGCAGACAATGACATAACAGGTGAGATTGACAACCGAGATGAGAAGATTGGTAGGAAAATCAGGGATGCTGAAGTAAAGAAGATTCCATTTATGGTGATTGTAGGGGAGAAAGAGCAGGAGGAAAACAAAATATCACTAAGAAAACATGGAGAAGGTGACATTGGCTCATTTGAACTGAGCGCATTTGTGGACTTCTTTCAGGGAATCATTAGGGAATCATTGAATAAATAA
- the rpmI gene encoding 50S ribosomal protein L35: MPKVKTKSSAKKRFKLSGSGKIRRKHAFKSHILTKKSTKRKRNLTKMGVVHESDEGRVKAMLRI; the protein is encoded by the coding sequence ATGCCAAAAGTTAAAACTAAATCAAGTGCTAAGAAAAGGTTCAAGCTTTCTGGGTCTGGAAAGATAAGAAGGAAGCATGCTTTCAAAAGCCACATTTTGACTAAAAAGTCTACCAAAAGGAAGAGAAATCTTACCAAAATGGGAGTCGTACATGAGTCTGATGAGGGCAGAGTAAAAGCAATGCTTAGAATCTAA
- the trxB gene encoding thioredoxin-disulfide reductase, producing MDKEIEKIKVLIIGSGPAGYTAAIYASRAGLSPVMYTGVQPGGQLTITNDVENYPGYPEGVMGPQMMEDFRKQAERFGTDVRYGVVTGIDAGKRPFKVIVDEGKTLLAETVIISTGASAKWLGIESETRLNGKGVSACAVCDGFFFRGKDVAIVGGGDTACEEASYLANICNKVYMLVRRDELRASQIMQNRVMKNPKIEILWNHETVEILGDEEVTGAKVRDRISGEEKVLAVEAFFVAIGHQPNTAVFENQIDTDENGYILTQPGSTKTNVPGVFACGDAQDHEYRQAVTAAGTGCMAALDAERFLTSQE from the coding sequence ATGGACAAAGAAATAGAAAAAATAAAGGTTCTCATTATAGGATCAGGTCCTGCAGGCTATACTGCGGCTATTTATGCATCTCGAGCTGGGCTTTCCCCTGTAATGTATACAGGCGTTCAACCCGGTGGTCAGCTTACCATTACCAATGACGTGGAGAATTATCCCGGTTACCCGGAAGGGGTCATGGGCCCTCAAATGATGGAAGATTTCAGAAAACAAGCAGAACGCTTTGGTACTGATGTGAGGTATGGGGTAGTGACAGGCATAGATGCCGGAAAAAGACCTTTTAAAGTAATTGTGGATGAGGGAAAAACACTTCTTGCAGAAACTGTAATTATTTCTACCGGTGCATCTGCCAAATGGTTAGGTATAGAGAGTGAAACGAGACTTAACGGAAAAGGCGTTTCAGCTTGTGCTGTTTGTGATGGATTTTTCTTTAGAGGAAAAGATGTGGCCATAGTAGGTGGGGGAGATACTGCTTGTGAAGAAGCCAGTTATTTGGCCAATATATGTAATAAGGTTTATATGTTGGTGAGAAGAGATGAACTTCGGGCTTCACAGATTATGCAGAATCGGGTGATGAAAAACCCTAAAATTGAAATTCTTTGGAACCATGAAACGGTTGAGATATTAGGTGATGAAGAAGTTACCGGAGCTAAGGTAAGGGATCGAATTTCGGGTGAGGAGAAAGTCTTAGCAGTGGAAGCATTCTTTGTAGCCATAGGACATCAACCCAATACCGCTGTTTTTGAAAATCAAATTGATACTGACGAAAATGGCTATATACTTACCCAACCGGGGAGTACTAAAACCAATGTGCCTGGAGTGTTTGCTTGTGGTGATGCTCAGGATCACGAATACAGACAAGCGGTGACTGCCGCAGGTACAGGCTGTATGGCTGCATTGGACGCAGAAAGATTTTTGACTTCACAGGAATAG
- a CDS encoding DUF6157 family protein produces the protein MKVHSTNYFNTFIEVAADCLAENGQVPPLKGNKKSVANLQYEMISKEPYRFTSDELLFEIYALRNDLSQKEYPEARNIFFSKGQPCLRASPLTKRYGFGIHSDHLGKIALYGRETEAYEKFLEDSSISKVKAMRSKKA, from the coding sequence ATGAAAGTACATTCCACCAATTACTTTAATACCTTTATTGAAGTTGCCGCTGATTGCCTGGCAGAAAATGGACAAGTTCCTCCACTAAAGGGCAATAAAAAATCAGTTGCCAATCTTCAATATGAAATGATTAGCAAGGAGCCATACCGATTCACTTCAGATGAATTGCTATTTGAAATTTATGCCCTGCGCAATGACCTTAGCCAAAAGGAGTACCCGGAAGCAAGAAACATTTTTTTTTCTAAGGGCCAACCTTGTTTAAGGGCTTCACCTTTAACCAAAAGATACGGTTTTGGAATCCATAGTGATCATCTTGGTAAAATTGCGCTTTATGGAAGAGAAACCGAGGCCTACGAAAAATTTCTGGAGGACTCATCCATCTCTAAAGTTAAAGCGATGCGGTCAAAAAAAGCCTAA
- a CDS encoding sigma-70 family RNA polymerase sigma factor — MRQLKISKQITNRESQSLDKYLQEIGKVDLLTADEEVVLAKRIREGDQLALEKLTKANLRFVVSVAKQYQNQGLSLGDLINEGNLGLIKAAQRFDETRGFKFISYAVWWIRQSILQALAEQSRIVRLPLNRVGSLNKISKTFSELEQKFEREPSPEELAEVLEVTAGEVVDTMKISGRHVSMDAPFVQGEENSLLDVLENDGEIKPDDGLMNDSLRKEVQRALSTLTQREADVITLYFGLNGEHAMTLEEIGEKFNLTRERVRQIKEKAIRRLRHTSRSKTLKPYLG; from the coding sequence ATGAGGCAGCTTAAAATCAGTAAACAGATTACCAACAGGGAGAGTCAATCTCTGGATAAATACCTTCAAGAGATAGGTAAGGTAGATTTATTGACAGCAGACGAAGAAGTGGTTTTGGCCAAAAGGATCCGTGAGGGAGACCAATTGGCATTGGAAAAGTTAACCAAAGCCAACCTTAGATTTGTTGTCTCCGTTGCCAAGCAATACCAAAACCAAGGCTTATCCTTGGGAGATTTGATCAATGAGGGTAACCTAGGTTTGATTAAAGCGGCCCAAAGATTTGATGAAACCAGGGGGTTTAAATTTATATCCTATGCTGTATGGTGGATCCGCCAATCCATTCTTCAAGCTCTAGCTGAACAATCCAGGATTGTTAGGCTTCCACTAAATAGAGTGGGTTCGTTGAATAAGATCAGCAAAACATTTTCTGAGCTGGAGCAAAAGTTTGAACGTGAACCATCACCGGAAGAACTTGCCGAAGTTTTGGAAGTGACTGCAGGAGAAGTAGTGGATACCATGAAAATTTCCGGTAGGCATGTGTCTATGGATGCTCCATTTGTTCAAGGAGAAGAAAATAGTTTGCTGGATGTTCTGGAAAATGACGGTGAAATTAAACCTGATGATGGTTTGATGAATGACTCTTTAAGGAAGGAAGTTCAAAGGGCCTTGTCTACTCTTACCCAAAGGGAGGCTGATGTCATTACCCTTTATTTCGGACTCAACGGTGAACATGCCATGACCTTGGAGGAAATTGGTGAGAAATTTAACCTTACTCGAGAAAGGGTAAGGCAGATCAAAGAAAAAGCCATTAGGCGACTTAGACACACCAGTAGAAGCAAAACTTTGAAGCCTTATCTGGGATAA
- the rpsO gene encoding 30S ribosomal protein S15 — protein MYLAKEEKVELFKNHGRLKSESDTGSPESQIALFTYRIKHLTEHLKTNKKDHSSRKGLLKLVGKRRRLLNYLIKIDIERYRNVIADLGIRK, from the coding sequence ATGTATTTAGCGAAAGAAGAAAAAGTAGAACTATTCAAGAATCATGGTCGGTTGAAGTCAGAAAGTGATACAGGGTCTCCTGAGTCACAAATTGCCCTGTTTACTTACAGGATTAAGCACCTGACGGAACACTTAAAGACCAACAAGAAGGACCATTCAAGCAGAAAAGGCCTTTTGAAATTGGTAGGTAAAAGAAGGCGTTTGCTGAATTACCTTATTAAAATTGATATTGAGAGATACAGGAATGTAATTGCTGACCTTGGTATCCGTAAATAA